One Hippoglossus hippoglossus isolate fHipHip1 chromosome 5, fHipHip1.pri, whole genome shotgun sequence genomic window carries:
- the si:ch211-157b11.14 gene encoding uncharacterized protein si:ch211-157b11.14, which produces MDDLDHSMHIAQFDWTSFYDESEECGLLQPSLACLDNSSLSDEEDSENSGSVLRAAQQEIQQSPDVTRAERDAAGGEALNESEQVASVTRVDSERCLEILSTKETHAKTAEDDTEETNDNITLHTETSYFQGSGDCKELKKEDGDLQTELKNSRHEPDPLFLKQVDLNVNDPHSTAASDTSSVASRAEKERWFVTMNYSPARRPGRATSVKKKRRQRKACKNNRLSSNTQEKSLENGPEFDLNKDQNESAGGTDMEGFTKSDQTLHQSTDINAESLSDVLQMTHTEKNVSEKLVISHSSEESDKNNKEEGTSASTSHDTFTPRHPSPVESEESDEFEDGVEFFSIHSYDSESYLSAAESVEESQQLPPVDLMRLQSSVSLTLQTEGANDDSAQDGQMQATLSCSVTAANCDSYECNDVEAALTFPSAGLRADKMPDDDSTCDVSTHSTALHTLSDTTGVHNDKINLSASGSSLGDQLGPLPIPDLTVTPCPVADSPESYAVAAGQSKPVYVMSAFWDEMEKLTINDILQLRMGRSSPPTDTQETLTANADESLTSHSSLGDSGLMELSDTADSDYFTQPDESKPDRSSCEFSTSDFEEEYLQFIGTSRNPSPDPQSKTHDRTSDSPLLSHEEEESNCSEGKETPVPLEDFAGQIFEDQESNTLSKLLWPRQITKSKSVHNVQALNKEDLTVPFGDDESSLFLSGCQSLEISGDLGTLLPTSFPDTDPQISFPEMFEYFFSEYKVKSDSWSVTVYNPEGISVSSLFDYTLCSLRDDVSLSSLQRSEDKPIPIFSCCSPTVRELTFPKSDHVFLSADCEAEEEVGNFSPIRVMSHSFIRANQCGTSAARSHSWRSLLSMRKIRFHDKGSMWCGGSGAWVFPGEAEKIEENDPPVTVLTEGKVSLTPSQMFREQTELQSILGSLQTTRREGIFSTLKQSDMCLVCIAFASWVLTSSDPEAADAWKAALLANVSALSAIQYLRHYVKKKRPH; this is translated from the exons ATGGATGATTTGGATCACAGCATGCACATTGCCCAGTTCGACTGGACCAGCTTCTATGACGAGAGTGAAGAGTGCGGCCTGCTGCAGCCTTCGCTCGCCTGCCTCGACAACTCCAGcctcagtgatgaagaggattCGGAAAACTCTGGTTCAGTCCTCAGGGCAGCTCAGCAGGAGATACAGCAGAGCCCTGATGTGACCAGAGCCGAGAGAgacgctgcaggaggagaggcaCTGAATGAGAGTGAACAAGTGGCGAGTGTGACACGGGTGGACTCTGAGAGATGCCTTGAAATCCTCAGCACAAAGGAGACGCATGCAAAGACTGCAGAGGACGACACGGAGGAGACAAATGACAACATTACTCTGCACACTGAAACCTCATATTTTCAGGGTTCAGGAGATTGTAAGGAGCTGAAAAAAGAGGACGGGGATCTGCAAACAGAATTAAAGAATTCCAGACATGAACCTGATCCACTGTTTCTCAAGcaagtggatttaaatgtgaatgATCCACATAGTACAGCTGCGAGCGACACGAGCAGTGTCGCCTCAAGAGCAGAGAAGGAGCGCTGGTTTGTGACAATGAATTACAGTCCTGCACGACGACCGGGACGTGCCAcctctgtgaaaaaaaaacgaCGACAAAGAAAAGCTTGTAAAAACAATCGCCTGAGCAGCAACACGCAGGAGAAATCTCTTGAAAATGGACCAGAGTTTGACTTAAACAAAGATCAAAATGAATCTGCAGGAGGGACGGACATGGAGGGCTTCACTAAATCTGACCAAACCTTGCATCAGAGCACTGATATAAATGCTGAGAGCCTTTCAGATGTGTTGCAAATGACTCATAcggaaaaaaatgtttcagaaaAACTGGTTATCTCTCATTCCTCCGAagaatctgacaaaaacaacaaggaaGAAGGCACCTCAGCATCCACGTCACatgacacattcacacccaGACACCCATCCCCAGTGGAGAGTGAAGAGTCAGACGAGTTTGAGGATGGTGTTGAGTTCTTCTCTATCCACAGTTATGACTCTGAAAGCTATTTGTCTGCTGCTGAATCAGTGGAGGAATCTCAGCAGCTTCCGCCTGTGGATTTAATGCGGCTGCAGAGCTCGGTGTCCCTGACGCTGCAGACTGAGGGAGCAAACGATGACAGTGCACAGGACGGACAAATGCAGGCAACTCTCTCCTGCAGCGTAACGGCTGCTAACTGTGATAGTTATGAATGCAATGATGTTGAGGCCGCACTGACTTTTCCATCTGCCGGCCTGAGAGCAGACAAAATGCCAGATGACGACTCCACATGTGATGTTAGTACACACAGCACGGCGCTCCACACGCTCTCGGACACAACAGGAGTCCACAATGACAAAATTAATCTTTCAGCATCTGGTAGCTCTTTAGGAGATCAGCTTGGTCCCCTCCCTATCCCTGATCTAACTGTAACACCATGCCCTGTGGCCGACAGCCCTGAATCCTACGCTGTGGCTGCAGGCCAATCCAAACCCGTGTACGTCATGTCTGCCTTCTGGGACGAAATGGAAAAACTGACGATAAATGACATTTTGCAGCTCAGGATGGGTAGAAGCTCGCCTCCCACTGACACACAAGAAACACTGACAGCAAATGCTGACGAGTCTCTGACAAGTCACAGCTCTCTGGGTGACAGTGGTCTCATGGAGCTGTCGGACACGGCTGATTCAGACTATTTCACACAGCCGGACGAGTCCAAGCCAGATCGCTCCAGCTGCGAGTTCTCCACCTCAGACTTTGAAGAGGAGTACTTGCAGTTTATTGGCACCAGTAGGAACCCAAGTCCTGATCCTCAGAGTAAAACCCACGACAGGACGAGTGACTCTCCTCTGTTAtcacatgaggaggaggagtccaATTGCTCTGAGGGAAAGGAGACGCCCGTCCCTTTGGAGGACTTTGCAGGACAGATTTTTGAGGATCAGGAGTCAAATACTTTGAGCAAACTGTTGTGGCCgagacaaataacaaaaagtaaaagtgtgCACAACGTACAAGCTCTCAACAAAGAGGATTTGACTGTTCCCTTTGGCGATGATGAGAGCAGTCTGTTTCTCAGCGGGTGTCAGTCTCTGGAGATCAGTGGTGACCTGGGAACACTACTGCCGACCTCTTTTCCCGACACAGATCCTCAAATATCCTTCCCAGAAATGTTTGAATACTTTTTCTCAGAGTATAAAGTAAAGAGTGACTCCTGGTCCGTCACTGTCTACAATCCTGAGGGCATCTCAGTGTCTTCTCTGTTTGACTACACCCTTTGCTCATTGAGGGAcgatgtgtctctctcttccctccagcGCAGCGAGGACAAACCCATCCCTATcttctcctgctgttctccaACAGTCAGAGAACTCACATTCCCAAAATCAGACCATGTTTTCTTGAGTGCAGACtgcgaggcagaggaggaggtgggcaACTTCTCTCCAATCAGAGTCATGTCTCACTCTTTCATCCGGGCCAATCAGTGTGGGACATCTGCAGCTCGGTCTCACAGCTGGAGGAGTTTGCTGTCCATGAGGAAGATTCGCTTCCATGACAAAGGTAGCATGTGGTGCGGGGGTTCTGGCGCCTGGGTGTTTCCAGGGGAGGCTGAGAAGATAGAGGAAAATGATCCACCAGTCACTGTGTTGACTGAGGGGAAAGTCTCCTTGACTCCTTCTCAGATGTTCAGAGAgcaaacagagctgcagagcattCTGGGAAGTCTACAGACAACAA GACGAGAGGGCATCTTCTCCACACTGAAGCAGTCTGATATGTGTTTGGTCTGCATTGCCTTTGCCTCCTGGGTGCTGACATCTTCTGATCCAGAGGCTGCTGATGCCTGGAAAGCAG CTCTGCTGGCAAACGTGAGTGCGCTCTCAGCCATCCAGTATCTGCGGCACtatgtgaagaagaagagacctCATTGA